In the Ramlibacter tataouinensis TTB310 genome, one interval contains:
- a CDS encoding Phasin (PHA-granule associated protein), translated as MPNPTDNLMAAHRALLESSQTIGLKSFEAATRLLELQTQAAQGLFGANGGAGGAPAQPGTPDPRQMMRGAAEYTQRATQLMLETQTEMMRLLQTQASQLQALVSELVSSGMQNAAAMRPAMESAASAMTRSVANGAAAAMPAAADGGAGRRAAPRAADGA; from the coding sequence ATGCCCAACCCCACCGACAACCTCATGGCCGCCCACCGCGCGCTGCTGGAGAGCTCGCAGACCATCGGCCTCAAGAGTTTCGAGGCGGCGACCCGCCTGCTCGAGCTGCAGACCCAGGCCGCGCAGGGCCTGTTCGGCGCCAACGGCGGCGCCGGCGGGGCGCCCGCCCAGCCGGGCACGCCCGACCCCAGGCAGATGATGCGCGGCGCGGCCGAGTACACGCAGCGCGCCACGCAGCTCATGCTGGAGACCCAGACCGAGATGATGCGCCTGCTGCAGACCCAGGCCAGCCAGCTGCAGGCGCTGGTCAGCGAACTGGTGTCGTCCGGGATGCAAAACGCCGCCGCGATGCGGCCGGCCATGGAATCCGCCGCCTCGGCCATGACCCGGAGCGTGGCCAACGGCGCCGCCGCCGCCATGCCCGCGGCCGCCGATGGCGGCGCGGGCCGGCGAGCGGCCCCGCGCGCCGCCGACGGCGCCTGA
- a CDS encoding group II truncated hemoglobin: MQIQEKPPFDTPFEWIGGEDKVRALVERFYDLMDLEPGYAALRAAHGSELGNARQRLHWFLCGWLGGPQHYTERFGHPRLRMRHMPFTIGIKERDQWLACMDQAMGETGVPEALRSRLRDSFFQTADWMRNRNG, translated from the coding sequence ATGCAGATTCAGGAGAAACCGCCCTTCGACACCCCGTTCGAGTGGATCGGCGGGGAAGACAAGGTCCGCGCGCTGGTCGAGCGCTTCTACGACCTGATGGACCTGGAGCCCGGCTATGCGGCGCTGCGGGCGGCGCACGGCAGCGAGCTGGGCAACGCACGCCAGCGCCTGCACTGGTTCCTGTGCGGCTGGCTGGGCGGGCCGCAGCACTACACCGAGCGCTTCGGCCATCCGCGGCTGCGCATGCGGCACATGCCGTTCACCATCGGCATCAAGGAGCGCGACCAGTGGCTGGCCTGCATGGACCAGGCCATGGGCGAGACCGGCGTGCCCGAGGCGCTGCGCTCCCGGCTGCGTGACTCGTTCTTCCAGACCGCCGACTGGATGCGCAACCGAAACGGTTGA
- a CDS encoding FKBP-type peptidyl-prolyl cis-trans isomerase encodes MATSAAPAAAPCVAPGSFLTLHYRLAGPAGDIINTFGGKPATLTLGSGELSPAVEQRLLGLPEGTHTRFELAAGEAFGDRNPEMLQWVARSLLNQMGDPDERYAVGDVVQFPTPDGLGSYAGAVRQVGRDGEGDAVLFDFNHPLAGQPVSFEVQLIGVL; translated from the coding sequence ATGGCCACTTCCGCCGCCCCCGCCGCCGCCCCGTGCGTGGCGCCGGGCTCCTTCCTCACGCTGCACTACCGCCTGGCCGGCCCGGCGGGCGACATCATCAACACCTTCGGCGGCAAGCCGGCCACGCTGACGCTGGGCTCGGGCGAGCTGTCGCCCGCGGTCGAGCAGCGCCTGCTGGGCCTGCCCGAGGGCACGCACACGCGCTTCGAGCTGGCCGCCGGCGAGGCCTTCGGCGACCGCAACCCCGAGATGCTGCAATGGGTGGCGCGCAGCCTGCTCAATCAGATGGGCGACCCCGACGAGCGCTACGCCGTGGGCGACGTGGTCCAGTTCCCCACGCCCGACGGCCTGGGCTCGTACGCCGGCGCGGTGCGCCAGGTCGGGCGCGACGGCGAGGGCGACGCGGTGCTGTTCGACTTCAACCACCCGTTGGCCGGCCAGCCGGTGAGCTTCGAAGTGCAGCTGATCGGGGTGCTATGA
- the radC gene encoding RadC family protein, whose product MPLKDLPTEAQPREKLLARGAPALSDTELLAVLLRTGLAGQGVFALAQALLDAFGGLAGLLHAQPEDLKRIKGLGGPAKRAELVAVLELARRAMAEQLREREVFSSPGAVKHYLQLHLAHKGHEVFAVLFLDAQNRLIAMEELFRGTLTQTSVYPREVVVRALQHEAAAVVLAHNHPSGTVQPSRADETLTQTLRAALGLVDVRVLDHVIVAPGGALSMAERGLL is encoded by the coding sequence ATGCCCCTGAAGGACCTGCCCACCGAAGCCCAGCCGCGCGAGAAGCTGCTGGCCCGGGGCGCGCCCGCGCTGTCCGACACCGAGCTGCTGGCGGTGCTGCTGCGCACCGGGCTGGCCGGCCAGGGCGTGTTCGCGCTGGCGCAGGCGCTGCTGGACGCCTTCGGCGGCCTGGCCGGGCTGCTGCACGCGCAGCCGGAGGACCTCAAGCGCATCAAGGGCCTGGGCGGGCCGGCCAAGCGGGCCGAGCTGGTGGCGGTGCTGGAGCTGGCGCGCCGGGCCATGGCCGAGCAGCTGCGCGAGCGCGAGGTCTTCAGCTCGCCCGGCGCCGTCAAGCACTACCTGCAGCTGCACCTGGCGCACAAGGGCCACGAGGTGTTCGCCGTGCTGTTCCTGGACGCGCAGAACCGGCTGATCGCGATGGAAGAGCTGTTCCGCGGCACGCTGACGCAGACCAGCGTCTACCCGCGCGAGGTGGTGGTGCGCGCCCTGCAGCACGAGGCCGCCGCCGTGGTGCTGGCGCACAACCACCCCAGCGGCACGGTGCAGCCCTCGCGCGCCGACGAGACCCTGACGCAGACGCTGCGCGCCGCGCTGGGGCTGGTGGACGTGCGCGTGCTCGACCACGTGATCGTGGCGCCGGGCGGTGCGCTGTCGATGGCGGAGCGCGGATTGCTCTGA
- a CDS encoding alpha/beta hydrolase — protein MQAPTRTATVLLQARPRATAARLAPGLYRIDTAAGAGPDHRPAWLRMPAGQDGRAPSALAVMLHGSGGEPEQGLALLEPYASRAGLPVLAPASDSYTWDAVLGRAGPDAAHIDEALGWVFQRHAFDAARIHVGGFSDGASCALALGLGNGGLFRRVLALSPGFVPPTAPQGEPEVLVSHGTADRVLPIARCSRVIVPSLRRAGYAVDYREFDGGHEIPAGIAEAAVQWLLR, from the coding sequence ATGCAGGCACCGACGCGGACGGCGACGGTGCTGCTGCAGGCCCGGCCCCGGGCCACGGCGGCCCGCCTGGCGCCCGGCCTGTACCGCATCGACACCGCCGCGGGGGCGGGCCCGGACCACCGGCCGGCCTGGCTGCGCATGCCGGCAGGGCAGGACGGCCGCGCGCCGTCCGCCCTGGCCGTCATGCTGCACGGCTCGGGCGGCGAGCCGGAGCAGGGACTGGCCCTGCTCGAGCCCTATGCCTCCCGGGCCGGCCTGCCGGTGCTGGCGCCCGCGTCGGACAGCTACACCTGGGACGCGGTGCTGGGCCGCGCCGGTCCCGATGCCGCCCACATCGACGAGGCGCTGGGCTGGGTGTTCCAGCGCCATGCGTTCGACGCCGCCCGCATCCACGTGGGCGGTTTCTCCGACGGCGCCTCCTGCGCGCTGGCGCTGGGCCTGGGCAACGGCGGGCTGTTCCGGCGGGTGCTGGCGCTGTCGCCTGGCTTCGTGCCGCCCACCGCGCCGCAAGGCGAGCCGGAAGTCCTGGTCTCGCACGGCACCGCCGACCGGGTCCTGCCCATCGCCCGCTGCAGCCGCGTGATCGTGCCCAGCCTGCGCCGCGCGGGCTATGCGGTGGACTACCGCGAGTTCGACGGCGGCCACGAGATCCCCGCCGGCATCGCCGAGGCGGCGGTGCAGTGGCTGCTGCGCTGA
- the ispH gene encoding 4-hydroxy-3-methylbut-2-enyl diphosphate reductase has translation MSQPSEILLAEPRGFCAGVDRAIEIVERALEKFGAPIYVRHEIVHNTFVVNDLKAKGAIFIEDLADVPPGATLVFSAHGVSKAVQAEAQARGFEVFDATCPLVTKVHVEVAKLAREGYEFIMIGHKGHPEVEGTMGQLDRGIHLVEDVADVARVQPAQTGRLAVVTQTTLSVDDAAEIMAAVRARFPQVREPKQQDICYATQNRQDAVKVMSRQVDVVVVVGSPTSSNSNRLAELARKLGVDAHMVDNASELQPQWLAGKGRVGLTAGASAPEVLVQEVIERIRSLGAVSVRRMDGIQETVKFPLPKGLKLPDAPHAR, from the coding sequence ATGAGCCAACCGTCCGAGATCCTGCTGGCCGAGCCGCGCGGCTTCTGCGCGGGCGTCGACCGCGCCATCGAGATCGTCGAGCGCGCTCTGGAGAAATTCGGCGCGCCCATCTACGTACGTCACGAGATCGTGCACAACACCTTCGTGGTCAACGACCTCAAGGCCAAGGGCGCCATCTTCATCGAGGACCTGGCCGACGTGCCGCCCGGCGCCACCCTGGTGTTCTCGGCCCACGGCGTGAGCAAGGCGGTGCAGGCCGAGGCGCAGGCGCGCGGCTTCGAGGTGTTCGACGCCACCTGCCCGCTGGTGACCAAGGTGCACGTCGAAGTCGCCAAGCTGGCCCGGGAAGGCTACGAGTTCATCATGATCGGCCACAAGGGCCATCCCGAGGTGGAGGGCACCATGGGCCAGCTCGACCGCGGCATCCACCTGGTGGAGGACGTGGCCGACGTGGCGCGCGTGCAGCCGGCCCAGACCGGGCGGCTGGCCGTGGTGACGCAGACCACGCTGTCGGTGGACGACGCGGCCGAGATCATGGCGGCGGTGCGCGCGCGCTTCCCGCAGGTGCGCGAGCCCAAGCAGCAGGACATCTGCTACGCCACCCAGAACCGCCAGGACGCGGTGAAGGTGATGTCGCGCCAGGTCGACGTGGTGGTCGTGGTGGGCAGCCCTACCAGCTCCAACAGCAACCGGCTGGCCGAGCTGGCGCGCAAGCTGGGCGTGGACGCCCACATGGTGGACAACGCCTCCGAGCTGCAGCCGCAGTGGCTGGCCGGCAAGGGCCGGGTCGGTCTGACCGCCGGCGCCTCCGCGCCCGAGGTGCTGGTGCAGGAGGTGATCGAGCGCATCCGTTCCCTGGGCGCGGTCTCGGTGCGGCGCATGGACGGCATCCAGGAGACGGTGAAATTCCCGCTGCCCAAGGGGCTGAAGCTGCCGGACGCCCCCCATGCGCGCTGA
- a CDS encoding threonine/serine dehydratase: MRADIAAARARFDAGHRHFLLETPLWQLPGAALGVACDRVWLKLEHLQVGGSFKARGMLNRLLANEIPASGVIVASGGNAGIATAAAARALGVHCEVFVPTISSPAKQAKLRELGAQVVVTGAVYAEALEACLARQRETGALMTHAYDQPEVAAGAGTLAQEIEAQGGGVPDSVLVSVGGGGLIAGIAGWFEDRARVVALEPELAPTLHRARAAGAPVDVAVSGIAADSLGAKRIGAIAWQVTQRHVKDALLLPDAAIREAQLWLWQQMKLAVEPAAALGLAALRTGAYVPRRDEKVCLVVCGANLDPATLA; this comes from the coding sequence ATGCGCGCTGACATCGCGGCCGCCCGCGCCCGCTTCGACGCGGGCCACCGGCACTTCCTGCTGGAGACCCCGCTGTGGCAGCTGCCCGGCGCGGCGCTGGGCGTGGCCTGCGACCGGGTCTGGCTCAAGCTCGAGCACCTGCAGGTGGGCGGCAGCTTCAAGGCCCGCGGCATGCTCAACCGGCTGCTGGCCAACGAGATCCCGGCCAGCGGCGTGATCGTGGCGTCCGGCGGCAATGCCGGCATCGCCACCGCCGCGGCGGCCCGCGCGCTGGGCGTGCACTGCGAAGTCTTCGTGCCCACCATTTCCAGCCCGGCCAAGCAGGCCAAGCTGCGCGAGCTGGGCGCGCAGGTGGTGGTCACCGGCGCCGTGTACGCCGAGGCGCTGGAGGCCTGCCTGGCGCGCCAGCGCGAGACCGGCGCCCTGATGACCCATGCCTACGACCAGCCCGAGGTGGCGGCCGGCGCCGGCACGCTGGCCCAGGAGATCGAGGCCCAGGGCGGCGGCGTGCCCGACAGCGTGCTGGTCAGCGTGGGCGGCGGCGGGCTGATCGCCGGCATCGCCGGCTGGTTCGAGGACCGCGCCCGCGTGGTGGCGCTGGAGCCCGAGCTTGCGCCGACCCTGCACCGCGCCCGCGCCGCCGGCGCGCCGGTGGACGTGGCCGTCTCCGGCATCGCCGCCGACTCGCTGGGCGCCAAGCGCATCGGCGCCATCGCCTGGCAGGTGACGCAGCGCCATGTGAAGGACGCGCTGCTGCTGCCCGACGCCGCCATCCGCGAGGCGCAGCTGTGGCTGTGGCAGCAGATGAAGCTGGCGGTGGAGCCCGCCGCCGCGCTGGGCCTGGCCGCGCTGCGCACCGGCGCCTACGTGCCGCGCCGCGACGAGAAGGTCTGCCTGGTGGTCTGCGGCGCCAACCTCGACCCGGCCACGCTGGCGTGA
- a CDS encoding Smr/MutS family protein encodes MKAKSLQDLQAIQRKLAEQQQLRAEQEAARREAERKAQAEKNLFVRAAGAVQPLPRHHGRVVLVPEPPPPIPVQQQLDDQRVLREAISDEFDAGTLLDVDDALSFRRPGVGTDVTRKLRRGHWSIQREIDLHGLRREDAREALAEFIRVAWREGIRCVRVVHGKGLGSPGKTPVLKGKVQSWLVQKNEVLAFVQARGDEGGAGALVVLLRPSPG; translated from the coding sequence ATGAAAGCCAAGTCGCTCCAGGACCTGCAGGCCATCCAGCGCAAGCTGGCCGAGCAGCAACAGCTGCGCGCCGAGCAGGAGGCCGCGCGCCGGGAGGCCGAGCGCAAGGCCCAGGCCGAGAAGAACCTGTTCGTGCGCGCCGCCGGCGCGGTGCAGCCGCTGCCGCGCCATCATGGCCGGGTGGTGCTGGTGCCGGAGCCGCCGCCCCCCATCCCCGTGCAGCAGCAGCTGGACGACCAGCGCGTGCTGCGCGAGGCCATCAGCGACGAGTTCGACGCCGGCACGCTGCTGGACGTGGACGACGCGTTGAGCTTCCGCCGGCCCGGCGTGGGCACGGACGTCACGCGCAAGCTGCGCCGCGGCCACTGGAGCATCCAGCGCGAGATCGACCTGCACGGCCTGCGACGCGAGGATGCGCGCGAGGCGCTGGCCGAGTTCATCCGCGTGGCGTGGCGCGAGGGCATCCGCTGCGTGCGGGTGGTGCACGGCAAGGGCCTGGGCTCGCCCGGCAAGACGCCCGTGCTCAAGGGCAAGGTGCAGAGCTGGCTGGTCCAGAAGAACGAGGTGCTGGCCTTCGTGCAGGCCCGCGGCGACGAGGGCGGCGCCGGGGCGTTGGTGGTGCTGCTCAGGCCGTCGCCGGGGTGA
- a CDS encoding LemA family protein, whose translation MATTWWVLAALGVALVWAVWVFNGLVQRRNRIANAFGQIDVQLKRRHDLVPNLVEVAKRYLAHEAATLEAVTRARGAAVSAAGSVRQQPADAQALAQLAVAEAALAGSLGRLMVVAEAYPELKADATMRSLGEELTSTENRIGFARQAYNDEALAYNDAAARFPDLVVARLLGFLPATMLQATQSEAERQAPRVAF comes from the coding sequence ATGGCAACGACGTGGTGGGTGCTGGCCGCGCTGGGCGTGGCTCTGGTCTGGGCGGTCTGGGTGTTCAACGGCCTGGTGCAGCGGCGCAACCGCATCGCCAACGCCTTCGGCCAGATCGACGTGCAGCTCAAGCGGCGCCACGACCTGGTGCCCAACCTGGTGGAAGTGGCCAAGCGCTACCTGGCGCACGAGGCGGCCACGCTGGAGGCGGTGACCCGGGCCCGCGGCGCCGCCGTCAGCGCCGCCGGCAGCGTGCGCCAGCAGCCGGCCGACGCGCAGGCGCTGGCCCAGCTGGCCGTGGCCGAGGCCGCGCTGGCCGGCAGCCTGGGGCGGCTGATGGTGGTGGCCGAGGCCTACCCCGAGCTCAAGGCCGACGCCACCATGCGCTCGCTGGGCGAGGAGCTCACCAGCACCGAGAACCGCATCGGCTTCGCGCGCCAGGCCTACAACGACGAGGCGCTGGCGTACAACGACGCGGCTGCCCGCTTCCCCGACCTGGTGGTGGCCCGCCTGCTGGGCTTCCTGCCGGCCACCATGCTGCAGGCCACGCAGAGCGAGGCGGAACGCCAGGCGCCGCGCGTGGCGTTCTGA
- a CDS encoding M48 family metalloprotease, which yields MRIFEHQDAARSRTLRLVLLFILAVAATAAAVHAALWLCWQLLDALLPLELGLPHRFLAVNIGVTLLLVLGGWWIETSNLALPGGTERLLRRIGAREARPGSSAAEQRLCNIVEEVCIAAHMPCPEVMVLPRVQAINALAAGLDPAASVVVVTQGALDWLTRDELQGLVAHECSHIHEGDTRLNTQLAGMVTGLELVWRFGDQVRERGGLAVLFGSAIMAMGSFGWWAGRALQAAVARQRELLADARAVQWTRSRDGLGGVLRKALTQQQQSAAGAAGTDPAWKPVLQHLLLVSGAAERGGWLAAHPPLALRIQRLYGRAMPALPLQADGAATQPADLTPATA from the coding sequence ATGCGCATCTTCGAGCACCAGGACGCGGCGCGTTCGCGCACGCTGCGCCTGGTGCTGCTGTTCATCCTGGCCGTGGCCGCCACCGCCGCGGCCGTGCACGCGGCGTTGTGGCTGTGCTGGCAGCTGCTGGACGCGCTGCTGCCCCTGGAGCTGGGGCTGCCGCACCGCTTCCTGGCGGTGAACATCGGCGTGACCCTGCTGCTGGTGCTGGGCGGCTGGTGGATCGAGACCTCCAACCTGGCCCTGCCCGGCGGCACCGAGCGGCTGCTGCGCCGCATCGGCGCGCGCGAGGCGCGGCCCGGCAGCTCGGCCGCCGAGCAGCGGCTGTGCAACATCGTGGAGGAGGTCTGCATCGCCGCCCACATGCCGTGCCCCGAGGTGATGGTGCTGCCGCGGGTGCAGGCGATCAACGCCCTGGCCGCCGGCCTGGACCCGGCCGCATCGGTGGTCGTGGTGACCCAGGGCGCGCTGGACTGGCTCACGCGCGACGAGCTGCAGGGCCTGGTGGCGCACGAGTGCAGCCACATCCACGAAGGTGACACCCGGCTGAACACGCAGCTGGCCGGCATGGTGACCGGGCTGGAGCTGGTCTGGCGGTTCGGCGACCAGGTGCGCGAGCGCGGCGGCCTGGCGGTGCTGTTCGGCAGCGCGATCATGGCCATGGGCTCGTTCGGCTGGTGGGCCGGCCGCGCGCTGCAGGCCGCCGTGGCGCGCCAGCGCGAGCTGCTGGCCGACGCCCGCGCCGTGCAGTGGACCCGCAGCCGCGACGGCCTGGGCGGCGTGCTGCGCAAGGCGCTGACGCAGCAGCAGCAATCGGCTGCCGGCGCGGCCGGTACCGACCCGGCCTGGAAGCCGGTGCTGCAGCACCTGCTGCTGGTGAGCGGCGCGGCCGAGCGCGGCGGCTGGCTGGCTGCCCATCCGCCGCTGGCGCTGCGCATCCAGCGGCTCTATGGGCGGGCCATGCCCGCGCTGCCGCTCCAGGCCGACGGGGCCGCCACCCAACCCGCCGACCTCACCCCGGCGACGGCCTGA
- a CDS encoding ABC transporter permease, producing MNTSASLPARPLSAWQLGWRTLWRDLRAGELRLVIVAVTLAVAALTAVGFFADRLKGGLSRDARQLLGGDAVVSSDNPAPPAFAARARELGLQAVTTLGFPTMARAPDEQGGAARLVALKAVEPGYPLRGTLQVQAAQDAPAAATRDIPAPGEAWVDAGLLGALALRVGDPLLLGDAQLRIARIIAIEPDRGAGFMNFAPRVMLNEADLPATRLVQPASRLNYRFAVAGRDADVRRFVQWAEQEAAKPEVRGLRIESLDSGRPEMRQTLDRAEKFLNLVALLAALLSAVAVALAARGFAASHLDDCAMLRVLGQSQRTIATSYAMEFAVVGLGASALGVAIGYAVHFVFVLLLGSLVEASLPAPGLWPVAFGLGMGLTLLFAFGLPPVLQLAQVPPLRVIRRDVGGLKPASAAVLTVGVIGFAVLLLAASSDLKLGGIAVGGFAGAVLVFAGLSWVAVKLLRRLVNEQTAPRWLVLATRQISARPAYAVVQVSALAVGLLALVLLVLLRTDLIASWRQATPPDAPNRFVINVMPEQEQDFQKTLQAAGVKRYDWYPMIRGRLVAVNGRPVSPDDYTEDRAKRLVDREFNLSHVAQPPPHNEVVAGQWRPEEAGALSVEEGIAQTLGLQLGDVLRFDIGGVQNEARITSLRQVDWGSMRANFFVIYPVSRMPDVPSTYMGAFRAPDSAGFDNRLVRQFPNITSVDMTSTINQVQGVLDKVIRAVEFLFGFTLAAGVVVLFAAVTATREERAREFAIMRAVGAQASLLRQVQRAELAGVGLLAGFLASMVASVVGWGLARYAFDFQWTASPLVPLLGALAGAVLALAAGWWGMREVLTRPVVETLRRAAQ from the coding sequence ATGAACACATCGGCGAGCCTCCCCGCGCGTCCCCTCTCGGCCTGGCAGCTCGGCTGGCGCACGCTGTGGCGCGACCTGCGCGCCGGCGAACTGCGGCTGGTCATCGTGGCCGTGACCCTGGCCGTGGCGGCGCTGACCGCGGTGGGCTTCTTCGCCGACCGGCTCAAGGGCGGCCTGTCGCGCGACGCGCGCCAGCTGCTGGGCGGCGACGCGGTGGTCTCCAGCGACAACCCTGCGCCGCCGGCCTTCGCGGCGCGCGCCCGCGAGCTGGGGCTGCAGGCCGTGACCACGCTGGGCTTCCCGACCATGGCGCGCGCGCCCGACGAGCAGGGCGGCGCCGCCCGGCTGGTGGCCCTGAAGGCGGTGGAGCCGGGCTACCCGCTGCGCGGGACGCTGCAGGTCCAGGCTGCGCAGGACGCGCCGGCCGCCGCCACGCGCGACATCCCCGCGCCGGGCGAGGCCTGGGTCGATGCCGGCCTGCTGGGGGCCCTGGCGCTGCGGGTGGGCGATCCGCTGCTGCTGGGCGATGCGCAGCTGCGCATCGCCCGCATCATCGCCATCGAGCCGGACCGCGGCGCCGGCTTCATGAACTTCGCCCCGCGCGTCATGCTCAACGAGGCCGACCTGCCGGCCACCCGGCTGGTGCAGCCGGCCAGCCGCCTGAACTACCGCTTCGCGGTGGCCGGGCGCGACGCCGACGTGCGGCGCTTCGTGCAATGGGCCGAGCAGGAAGCCGCCAAGCCCGAGGTGCGCGGCCTGCGCATCGAATCGCTGGACAGCGGCCGGCCGGAGATGCGCCAGACGCTGGACCGCGCCGAGAAATTCCTGAACCTGGTGGCCTTGCTGGCCGCCCTGCTCAGCGCGGTGGCGGTGGCGCTGGCCGCGCGCGGCTTCGCCGCCAGCCACCTGGACGACTGCGCGATGCTGCGCGTGCTGGGCCAGAGCCAGCGCACCATCGCCACCAGCTACGCGATGGAATTCGCCGTGGTCGGCCTGGGCGCCAGCGCGCTGGGCGTGGCCATCGGCTACGCCGTGCACTTCGTGTTCGTGCTGCTGCTGGGCAGCCTGGTCGAGGCCAGCCTGCCGGCGCCGGGCCTGTGGCCGGTGGCGTTCGGCCTGGGCATGGGCCTGACGCTGCTGTTCGCCTTCGGCCTGCCGCCGGTGCTGCAGCTGGCCCAGGTGCCGCCTCTGCGCGTGATCCGGCGCGACGTGGGCGGGCTCAAGCCGGCATCGGCCGCCGTGCTCACGGTGGGCGTGATCGGTTTTGCCGTCCTGCTGCTGGCCGCCAGCAGCGACCTCAAGCTGGGCGGCATCGCGGTGGGCGGTTTCGCCGGGGCGGTGCTGGTGTTCGCCGGCCTGAGCTGGGTGGCGGTCAAACTGCTGCGGCGCCTGGTCAACGAGCAGACGGCGCCGCGCTGGCTGGTGCTGGCCACGCGCCAGATCTCCGCGCGCCCGGCCTATGCCGTGGTGCAGGTGAGCGCGCTGGCCGTCGGCCTGCTGGCCCTGGTGCTGCTGGTGCTGCTGCGCACCGACCTGATCGCCAGCTGGCGCCAGGCCACGCCGCCGGATGCGCCCAACCGCTTCGTCATCAACGTCATGCCCGAGCAGGAGCAGGACTTCCAGAAGACCCTGCAGGCGGCGGGCGTGAAGCGCTACGACTGGTACCCCATGATCCGCGGCCGGCTGGTGGCGGTGAACGGCCGGCCGGTCTCGCCCGACGACTACACCGAGGACCGGGCCAAGCGCCTGGTCGACCGCGAGTTCAACCTGTCGCACGTCGCGCAGCCGCCGCCGCACAACGAGGTCGTGGCCGGGCAGTGGCGGCCCGAGGAGGCCGGCGCGCTCAGCGTGGAGGAGGGCATCGCGCAGACCCTGGGCCTGCAGCTGGGCGACGTGCTGCGCTTCGACATCGGCGGCGTGCAGAACGAGGCCAGGATCACCTCGCTGCGCCAGGTGGACTGGGGCTCGATGCGGGCCAACTTCTTCGTGATCTACCCGGTCAGCCGCATGCCCGATGTGCCGTCCACCTACATGGGCGCGTTCCGCGCGCCCGACAGCGCCGGCTTCGACAACCGGCTGGTGCGGCAGTTTCCCAACATCACCAGCGTGGACATGACCAGCACCATCAACCAGGTGCAGGGCGTGCTGGACAAGGTGATCCGCGCTGTGGAGTTCCTGTTCGGCTTCACCCTGGCGGCCGGCGTGGTGGTGCTGTTCGCCGCCGTGACCGCCACGCGCGAGGAGCGGGCGCGCGAGTTCGCCATCATGCGGGCCGTGGGCGCGCAGGCCAGCCTGCTGCGCCAGGTCCAGCGCGCTGAGCTCGCCGGCGTGGGCCTGCTGGCGGGTTTCCTGGCCAGCATGGTGGCCTCGGTGGTGGGCTGGGGACTGGCGCGCTACGCCTTCGACTTCCAGTGGACCGCCTCGCCCCTGGTGCCCCTGCTGGGGGCGCTGGCCGGCGCCGTGCTCGCGCTGGCGGCGGGCTGGTGGGGCATGCGCGAGGTCCTGACGCGCCCGGTGGTCGAGACGCTGCGGCGCGCGGCGCAGTAG